Proteins from a genomic interval of Phlebotomus papatasi isolate M1 chromosome 3, Ppap_2.1, whole genome shotgun sequence:
- the LOC129806982 gene encoding anoctamin-4 isoform X7 — MEKTWRRFQDGERSVDFVLSYLGDDPDPINAEKREAFQRNLMSEGLDLEIEKNQRIHFVKIHAPVEVLCRFCEILKMKMPIKKIEGSEDIIQEEFHLLDEMKSFFGKPFEFVKLDPNLFPERNNELRAEFSREKSYLFDTDRPDFFSPDVRIAVVNFILERQRFGNDKEQSVGIEKLLTDGVYSNAYPLHDGDLKTPDSQRYLLLNEWASVKQWIRHQPLDNIRDYFGARIALYFAWLGFYTHMLIPAAIVGLFCFLYGVATLFSNQISEDICSAGKSIIMCPQCDAKCDYWYLSETCLYSRFAHLIDNNITVFFACFMSIWAVVYLELWKRHSAKIIHRWGLTGFCHQAEHARPQYLARLQSAKKKKFNVVTQTLEPSVPFWQKKFPMYIVSFSVIFLFIFLAVAAVFGVIIYRMSTTTTRNLYGNTDSMSYKIMVTPVTAALLNLVVITIMNHVYDYLAVFLTNLEYKRTQTEYDESLTLKIYLFQFVNYYSSIFYIAFLKGKFVGYPAKYNRIFKLRQEECSPGGCLMELCIQLVIIMVGKQALNAVMEMAVPFLIKTYNTIRNKFVQTTEEDDGDKLICCSQWTEDYKLLAWSSRGLFDDYLEMIIQYGFITIFVVAFPLAPLFALLNNIFEMRLDAKKFLKFYRRPVPKRVKDIGVWYNIMNILVRIAVVSSAFIIAFSSNFIPRLVYMLSVNPDKTDVGYLNHTLAYFNTSDFQEGTAPLQTNFVNVTMCRYPEYRNPPWADRPYKRPLIYWHILAARLAFLVVFQNVVGAVQMLVAWAVPDEPRHLRDRIKREEYLTREIIIEQERLKSAGGKTPVATVPNGGVKVEDGTEVRQRTRKNSADST; from the exons ATGGAGAAG ACTTGGCGACGGTTTCAGGATGGCGAACGATCGGTGGATTTTGTCCTGTCGTACCTGGGAGATGATCCAGATCCAATCAATGCTGAGAAGCGTGAGGCCTTCCAGCGGAATCTCATGAGTGAGGGTCTGGATTTGGAGATTGAGAAGAACCAAAGGATACATTTTGTGAAGATTCACGCACCTGTCGAAGTGCTGTGTCGTTTCTGTGAGATACTAAAGATGAAGATGCCCATCAAGAAGATCGAAGGCAGCGAAGATATCATCCAGGAGGAATTTCATCTTCTAGACGAAATGAAGTCATTCTTCGGGAAACCCTTTGAATTTGTCAAATTAGATCCAAATCTCTTTCCAGAACGCAATAACGAACTGCGAGCGGAATTTTCGCGGGAGAAAAGCTACCTCTTTGATACAGATCGGCCGGATTTTTTCTCACCAGATGTTAGAATAGCCGTCGTGAACTTTATCCTGGAGAGACAGAGATTTGGTAATGACAAGGAACAGAGTGTGGGAATTGAGAAGCTCTTGACAGATGGAGTCTACTCAAATGCCTATCCCCTTCACGATGGAGACTTGAAAACGCCGGACAGTCAGCGGTATCTGTTGCTGAATGAATGGGCATCAGTTAAACAGTGGATCAGGCATCAGCCTCTGGATAACATTCGGGATTACTTTGGAGCCCGAATTGCTCTCTATTTTGCCTGGTTGGGCTTTTACACGCACATGCTGATCCCGGCGGCCATTGTGGGCCTCTTCTGCTTCCTCTATGGCGTGGCAACGCTCTTCTCCAATCAAATCAGCGAGGATATCTGCAGTGCAGGAAAGAGCATCATCATGTGTCCCCAGTGCGATGCGAAATGTGACTACTGGTACCTTTCCGAAACTTGCCTTTATTCACGATTCGCTCATCTAATTGACAATAACATCACCGTTTTCTTTGCGTGCTTTATGTCCATCTGGG ctGTTGTATATCTTGAGCTGTGGAAGAGGCATTCAGCCAAGATAATCCACAGATGGGGTCTGACGGGTTTCTGCCATCAGGCAGAACATGCAAGACCTCAGTACCTGGCCAGATTGCAGAGTGCCAAGAAGAAGAAGTTCAATGTTGTGACGCAAACACTTGAACCTTCTGTTCCATTCTGGCAGAAGAAATTTCCCATGTACATCGTCAGTTTTTCCGTGATTTTTCTCTTT ATATTTTTGGCCGTTGCGGCAGTTTTTGGTGTGATTATCTACCGGATGTCGACGACAACGACGAGAAATCTGTACGGAAATACAGATTCAATGTCGTACAAGATCATGGTGACACCCGTGACTGCAGCTCTACTGAACTTGGTGGTAATCACGATAATGAACCATGTGTATGATTACCTGGCTGTTTTTCTCACGAATCTCGAGTACAAACGCACACAAACTGAATACGATGAGAGTCTGACACTCAAGATTTATCTCTTTCAATTTGTCAACTACTACTCCTCGATTTTCTACATTGCCTTCCTCAAGGGGAAATTTGTGGGATATCCGGCCAAGTACAATAGGATATTTAAGCTGCGCCAGGAGGAATGTAGTCCAGGAGGGTGTCTCATGGAGCTGTGTATTCAGCTCGTGATCATTATGGTGGGCAAACAGGCACTGAATGCGGTGATGGAGATGGCAGTGCCTTTTCTCATTAAAACCTACAATACCATTCGCAACAAATTCGTGCAGACAACAGAGGAAGATGATGGAGATAAACTCATTTGCTGCAGCCAGTGGACGGAGGATTACAAACTTCTGGCATGGAGCAGCAGGGGACTCTTCGATGATTACCTGGAGATGATCATTCAATACGGTTTCATTACGATTTTTGTCGTAGCTTTTCCTCTCGCGCCTCTCTTTGCTCTTCTCAATAACATCTTCGAGATGAGATTGGATGCCAAGAAGTTTCTCAAGTTCTACAGACGACCTGTGCCCAAGAGGGTCAAGGACATTGGGGTTTGGTACAACATTATGAACATTCTAGTGAGGATTGCAGTTGTTTCAAGC GCCTTCATCATTGCCTTCTCGTCCAACTTCATCCCGCGACTGGTGTATATGCTCTCGGTGAATCCGGATAAGACGGATGTCGGCTACCTCAATCACACGCTGGCCTATTTTAATACCAGCGACTTCCAAGAAGGAACTGCTCCACTTCAGACCAATTTTGTCAATGTGACGATGTGCAGATATCCGGAGTATCGGAATCCACCGTGGGCTGATCGCCCGTACAAGCGACCCCTCATTTACTGGCACATTCTGGCTGCCAGGTTGGCCTTTCTGGTGGTCTTCCAAAATGTCGTGGGTGCTGTGCAGATGTTGGTGGCTTGGGCTGTGCCGGATGAGCCACGACATCTGCGCGATCGCATTAAGCGCGAAGAATATCTTACGCGGGAAATTATCATCGAGCAGGAACGCCTCAAATCAGCCGGCGGGAAGACGCCAGTGGCCACTGTACCAAATGGAGGGGTCAAAGTTGAAGATGGTACAGAAGTTCGACAGAGAACGCGGAAAAATAGTGCAGATTCAACGTGA
- the LOC129806982 gene encoding anoctamin-4 isoform X3 yields MGVFLAKFISFRGHRKGEEFEFVRTWRRFQDGERSVDFVLSYLGDDPDPINAEKREAFQRNLMSEGLDLEIEKNQRIHFVKIHAPVEVLCRFCEILKMKMPIKKIEGSEDIIQEEFHLLDEMKSFFGKPFEFVKLDPNLFPERNNELRAEFSREKSYLFDTDRPDFFSPDVRIAVVNFILERQRFGNDKEQSVGIEKLLTDGVYSNAYPLHDGDLKTPDSQRYLLLNEWASVKQWIRHQPLDNIRDYFGARIALYFAWLGFYTHMLIPAAIVGLFCFLYGVATLFSNQISEDICSAGKSIIMCPQCDAKCDYWYLSETCLYSRFAHLIDNNITVFFACFMSIWAVVYLELWKRHSAKIIHRWGLTGFCHQAEHARPQYLARLQSAKKKKFNVVTQTLEPSVPFWQKKFPMYIVSFSVIFLFIFLAVAAVFGVIIYRMSTTTTRNLYGNTDSMSYKIMVTPVTAALLNLVVITIMNHVYDYLAVFLTNLEYKRTQTEYDESLTLKIYLFQFVNYYSSIFYIAFLKGKFVGYPAKYNRIFKLRQEECSPGGCLMELCIQLVIIMVGKQALNAVMEMAVPFLIKTYNTIRNKFVQTTEEDDGDKLICCSQWTEDYKLLAWSSRGLFDDYLEMIIQYGFITIFVVAFPLAPLFALLNNIFEMRLDAKKFLKFYRRPVPKRVKDIGVWYNIMNILVRIAVVSSAFIIAFSSNFIPRLVYMLSVNPDKTDVGYLNHTLAYFNTSDFQEGTAPLQTNFVNVTMCRYPEYRNPPWADRPYKRPLIYWHILAARLAFLVVFQNVVGAVQMLVAWAVPDEPRHLRDRIKREEYLTREIIIEQERLKSAGGKTPVATVPNGGVKVEDGTEVRQRTRKNSADST; encoded by the exons ATGGGAGTCTTTTTGGCAAAATTCATCTCATTTCGTGGCCACAGGAAGGGAGAAGAATTTGAATTTGTACGT ACTTGGCGACGGTTTCAGGATGGCGAACGATCGGTGGATTTTGTCCTGTCGTACCTGGGAGATGATCCAGATCCAATCAATGCTGAGAAGCGTGAGGCCTTCCAGCGGAATCTCATGAGTGAGGGTCTGGATTTGGAGATTGAGAAGAACCAAAGGATACATTTTGTGAAGATTCACGCACCTGTCGAAGTGCTGTGTCGTTTCTGTGAGATACTAAAGATGAAGATGCCCATCAAGAAGATCGAAGGCAGCGAAGATATCATCCAGGAGGAATTTCATCTTCTAGACGAAATGAAGTCATTCTTCGGGAAACCCTTTGAATTTGTCAAATTAGATCCAAATCTCTTTCCAGAACGCAATAACGAACTGCGAGCGGAATTTTCGCGGGAGAAAAGCTACCTCTTTGATACAGATCGGCCGGATTTTTTCTCACCAGATGTTAGAATAGCCGTCGTGAACTTTATCCTGGAGAGACAGAGATTTGGTAATGACAAGGAACAGAGTGTGGGAATTGAGAAGCTCTTGACAGATGGAGTCTACTCAAATGCCTATCCCCTTCACGATGGAGACTTGAAAACGCCGGACAGTCAGCGGTATCTGTTGCTGAATGAATGGGCATCAGTTAAACAGTGGATCAGGCATCAGCCTCTGGATAACATTCGGGATTACTTTGGAGCCCGAATTGCTCTCTATTTTGCCTGGTTGGGCTTTTACACGCACATGCTGATCCCGGCGGCCATTGTGGGCCTCTTCTGCTTCCTCTATGGCGTGGCAACGCTCTTCTCCAATCAAATCAGCGAGGATATCTGCAGTGCAGGAAAGAGCATCATCATGTGTCCCCAGTGCGATGCGAAATGTGACTACTGGTACCTTTCCGAAACTTGCCTTTATTCACGATTCGCTCATCTAATTGACAATAACATCACCGTTTTCTTTGCGTGCTTTATGTCCATCTGGG ctGTTGTATATCTTGAGCTGTGGAAGAGGCATTCAGCCAAGATAATCCACAGATGGGGTCTGACGGGTTTCTGCCATCAGGCAGAACATGCAAGACCTCAGTACCTGGCCAGATTGCAGAGTGCCAAGAAGAAGAAGTTCAATGTTGTGACGCAAACACTTGAACCTTCTGTTCCATTCTGGCAGAAGAAATTTCCCATGTACATCGTCAGTTTTTCCGTGATTTTTCTCTTT ATATTTTTGGCCGTTGCGGCAGTTTTTGGTGTGATTATCTACCGGATGTCGACGACAACGACGAGAAATCTGTACGGAAATACAGATTCAATGTCGTACAAGATCATGGTGACACCCGTGACTGCAGCTCTACTGAACTTGGTGGTAATCACGATAATGAACCATGTGTATGATTACCTGGCTGTTTTTCTCACGAATCTCGAGTACAAACGCACACAAACTGAATACGATGAGAGTCTGACACTCAAGATTTATCTCTTTCAATTTGTCAACTACTACTCCTCGATTTTCTACATTGCCTTCCTCAAGGGGAAATTTGTGGGATATCCGGCCAAGTACAATAGGATATTTAAGCTGCGCCAGGAGGAATGTAGTCCAGGAGGGTGTCTCATGGAGCTGTGTATTCAGCTCGTGATCATTATGGTGGGCAAACAGGCACTGAATGCGGTGATGGAGATGGCAGTGCCTTTTCTCATTAAAACCTACAATACCATTCGCAACAAATTCGTGCAGACAACAGAGGAAGATGATGGAGATAAACTCATTTGCTGCAGCCAGTGGACGGAGGATTACAAACTTCTGGCATGGAGCAGCAGGGGACTCTTCGATGATTACCTGGAGATGATCATTCAATACGGTTTCATTACGATTTTTGTCGTAGCTTTTCCTCTCGCGCCTCTCTTTGCTCTTCTCAATAACATCTTCGAGATGAGATTGGATGCCAAGAAGTTTCTCAAGTTCTACAGACGACCTGTGCCCAAGAGGGTCAAGGACATTGGGGTTTGGTACAACATTATGAACATTCTAGTGAGGATTGCAGTTGTTTCAAGC GCCTTCATCATTGCCTTCTCGTCCAACTTCATCCCGCGACTGGTGTATATGCTCTCGGTGAATCCGGATAAGACGGATGTCGGCTACCTCAATCACACGCTGGCCTATTTTAATACCAGCGACTTCCAAGAAGGAACTGCTCCACTTCAGACCAATTTTGTCAATGTGACGATGTGCAGATATCCGGAGTATCGGAATCCACCGTGGGCTGATCGCCCGTACAAGCGACCCCTCATTTACTGGCACATTCTGGCTGCCAGGTTGGCCTTTCTGGTGGTCTTCCAAAATGTCGTGGGTGCTGTGCAGATGTTGGTGGCTTGGGCTGTGCCGGATGAGCCACGACATCTGCGCGATCGCATTAAGCGCGAAGAATATCTTACGCGGGAAATTATCATCGAGCAGGAACGCCTCAAATCAGCCGGCGGGAAGACGCCAGTGGCCACTGTACCAAATGGAGGGGTCAAAGTTGAAGATGGTACAGAAGTTCGACAGAGAACGCGGAAAAATAGTGCAGATTCAACGTGA
- the LOC129806982 gene encoding anoctamin-4 isoform X6 has translation MKIVLEKIPIVRRNCTWRRFQDGERSVDFVLSYLGDDPDPINAEKREAFQRNLMSEGLDLEIEKNQRIHFVKIHAPVEVLCRFCEILKMKMPIKKIEGSEDIIQEEFHLLDEMKSFFGKPFEFVKLDPNLFPERNNELRAEFSREKSYLFDTDRPDFFSPDVRIAVVNFILERQRFGNDKEQSVGIEKLLTDGVYSNAYPLHDGDLKTPDSQRYLLLNEWASVKQWIRHQPLDNIRDYFGARIALYFAWLGFYTHMLIPAAIVGLFCFLYGVATLFSNQISEDICSAGKSIIMCPQCDAKCDYWYLSETCLYSRFAHLIDNNITVFFACFMSIWAVVYLELWKRHSAKIIHRWGLTGFCHQAEHARPQYLARLQSAKKKKFNVVTQTLEPSVPFWQKKFPMYIVSFSVIFLFIFLAVAAVFGVIIYRMSTTTTRNLYGNTDSMSYKIMVTPVTAALLNLVVITIMNHVYDYLAVFLTNLEYKRTQTEYDESLTLKIYLFQFVNYYSSIFYIAFLKGKFVGYPAKYNRIFKLRQEECSPGGCLMELCIQLVIIMVGKQALNAVMEMAVPFLIKTYNTIRNKFVQTTEEDDGDKLICCSQWTEDYKLLAWSSRGLFDDYLEMIIQYGFITIFVVAFPLAPLFALLNNIFEMRLDAKKFLKFYRRPVPKRVKDIGVWYNIMNILVRIAVVSSAFIIAFSSNFIPRLVYMLSVNPDKTDVGYLNHTLAYFNTSDFQEGTAPLQTNFVNVTMCRYPEYRNPPWADRPYKRPLIYWHILAARLAFLVVFQNVVGAVQMLVAWAVPDEPRHLRDRIKREEYLTREIIIEQERLKSAGGKTPVATVPNGGVKVEDGTEVRQRTRKNSADST, from the exons atgaaaattgtactgGAAAAAATACCAATTGTGCGAAGAAACTGC ACTTGGCGACGGTTTCAGGATGGCGAACGATCGGTGGATTTTGTCCTGTCGTACCTGGGAGATGATCCAGATCCAATCAATGCTGAGAAGCGTGAGGCCTTCCAGCGGAATCTCATGAGTGAGGGTCTGGATTTGGAGATTGAGAAGAACCAAAGGATACATTTTGTGAAGATTCACGCACCTGTCGAAGTGCTGTGTCGTTTCTGTGAGATACTAAAGATGAAGATGCCCATCAAGAAGATCGAAGGCAGCGAAGATATCATCCAGGAGGAATTTCATCTTCTAGACGAAATGAAGTCATTCTTCGGGAAACCCTTTGAATTTGTCAAATTAGATCCAAATCTCTTTCCAGAACGCAATAACGAACTGCGAGCGGAATTTTCGCGGGAGAAAAGCTACCTCTTTGATACAGATCGGCCGGATTTTTTCTCACCAGATGTTAGAATAGCCGTCGTGAACTTTATCCTGGAGAGACAGAGATTTGGTAATGACAAGGAACAGAGTGTGGGAATTGAGAAGCTCTTGACAGATGGAGTCTACTCAAATGCCTATCCCCTTCACGATGGAGACTTGAAAACGCCGGACAGTCAGCGGTATCTGTTGCTGAATGAATGGGCATCAGTTAAACAGTGGATCAGGCATCAGCCTCTGGATAACATTCGGGATTACTTTGGAGCCCGAATTGCTCTCTATTTTGCCTGGTTGGGCTTTTACACGCACATGCTGATCCCGGCGGCCATTGTGGGCCTCTTCTGCTTCCTCTATGGCGTGGCAACGCTCTTCTCCAATCAAATCAGCGAGGATATCTGCAGTGCAGGAAAGAGCATCATCATGTGTCCCCAGTGCGATGCGAAATGTGACTACTGGTACCTTTCCGAAACTTGCCTTTATTCACGATTCGCTCATCTAATTGACAATAACATCACCGTTTTCTTTGCGTGCTTTATGTCCATCTGGG ctGTTGTATATCTTGAGCTGTGGAAGAGGCATTCAGCCAAGATAATCCACAGATGGGGTCTGACGGGTTTCTGCCATCAGGCAGAACATGCAAGACCTCAGTACCTGGCCAGATTGCAGAGTGCCAAGAAGAAGAAGTTCAATGTTGTGACGCAAACACTTGAACCTTCTGTTCCATTCTGGCAGAAGAAATTTCCCATGTACATCGTCAGTTTTTCCGTGATTTTTCTCTTT ATATTTTTGGCCGTTGCGGCAGTTTTTGGTGTGATTATCTACCGGATGTCGACGACAACGACGAGAAATCTGTACGGAAATACAGATTCAATGTCGTACAAGATCATGGTGACACCCGTGACTGCAGCTCTACTGAACTTGGTGGTAATCACGATAATGAACCATGTGTATGATTACCTGGCTGTTTTTCTCACGAATCTCGAGTACAAACGCACACAAACTGAATACGATGAGAGTCTGACACTCAAGATTTATCTCTTTCAATTTGTCAACTACTACTCCTCGATTTTCTACATTGCCTTCCTCAAGGGGAAATTTGTGGGATATCCGGCCAAGTACAATAGGATATTTAAGCTGCGCCAGGAGGAATGTAGTCCAGGAGGGTGTCTCATGGAGCTGTGTATTCAGCTCGTGATCATTATGGTGGGCAAACAGGCACTGAATGCGGTGATGGAGATGGCAGTGCCTTTTCTCATTAAAACCTACAATACCATTCGCAACAAATTCGTGCAGACAACAGAGGAAGATGATGGAGATAAACTCATTTGCTGCAGCCAGTGGACGGAGGATTACAAACTTCTGGCATGGAGCAGCAGGGGACTCTTCGATGATTACCTGGAGATGATCATTCAATACGGTTTCATTACGATTTTTGTCGTAGCTTTTCCTCTCGCGCCTCTCTTTGCTCTTCTCAATAACATCTTCGAGATGAGATTGGATGCCAAGAAGTTTCTCAAGTTCTACAGACGACCTGTGCCCAAGAGGGTCAAGGACATTGGGGTTTGGTACAACATTATGAACATTCTAGTGAGGATTGCAGTTGTTTCAAGC GCCTTCATCATTGCCTTCTCGTCCAACTTCATCCCGCGACTGGTGTATATGCTCTCGGTGAATCCGGATAAGACGGATGTCGGCTACCTCAATCACACGCTGGCCTATTTTAATACCAGCGACTTCCAAGAAGGAACTGCTCCACTTCAGACCAATTTTGTCAATGTGACGATGTGCAGATATCCGGAGTATCGGAATCCACCGTGGGCTGATCGCCCGTACAAGCGACCCCTCATTTACTGGCACATTCTGGCTGCCAGGTTGGCCTTTCTGGTGGTCTTCCAAAATGTCGTGGGTGCTGTGCAGATGTTGGTGGCTTGGGCTGTGCCGGATGAGCCACGACATCTGCGCGATCGCATTAAGCGCGAAGAATATCTTACGCGGGAAATTATCATCGAGCAGGAACGCCTCAAATCAGCCGGCGGGAAGACGCCAGTGGCCACTGTACCAAATGGAGGGGTCAAAGTTGAAGATGGTACAGAAGTTCGACAGAGAACGCGGAAAAATAGTGCAGATTCAACGTGA
- the LOC129806982 gene encoding anoctamin-4 isoform X4, producing the protein MGVFLAKFISFRGHRKGEEFEFTWRRFQDGERSVDFVLSYLGDDPDPINAEKREAFQRNLMSEGLDLEIEKNQRIHFVKIHAPVEVLCRFCEILKMKMPIKKIEGSEDIIQEEFHLLDEMKSFFGKPFEFVKLDPNLFPERNNELRAEFSREKSYLFDTDRPDFFSPDVRIAVVNFILERQRFGNDKEQSVGIEKLLTDGVYSNAYPLHDGDLKTPDSQRYLLLNEWASVKQWIRHQPLDNIRDYFGARIALYFAWLGFYTHMLIPAAIVGLFCFLYGVATLFSNQISEDICSAGKSIIMCPQCDAKCDYWYLSETCLYSRFAHLIDNNITVFFACFMSIWAVVYLELWKRHSAKIIHRWGLTGFCHQAEHARPQYLARLQSAKKKKFNVVTQTLEPSVPFWQKKFPMYIVSFSVIFLFIFLAVAAVFGVIIYRMSTTTTRNLYGNTDSMSYKIMVTPVTAALLNLVVITIMNHVYDYLAVFLTNLEYKRTQTEYDESLTLKIYLFQFVNYYSSIFYIAFLKGKFVGYPAKYNRIFKLRQEECSPGGCLMELCIQLVIIMVGKQALNAVMEMAVPFLIKTYNTIRNKFVQTTEEDDGDKLICCSQWTEDYKLLAWSSRGLFDDYLEMIIQYGFITIFVVAFPLAPLFALLNNIFEMRLDAKKFLKFYRRPVPKRVKDIGVWYNIMNILVRIAVVSSAFIIAFSSNFIPRLVYMLSVNPDKTDVGYLNHTLAYFNTSDFQEGTAPLQTNFVNVTMCRYPEYRNPPWADRPYKRPLIYWHILAARLAFLVVFQNVVGAVQMLVAWAVPDEPRHLRDRIKREEYLTREIIIEQERLKSAGGKTPVATVPNGGVKVEDGTEVRQRTRKNSADST; encoded by the exons ATGGGAGTCTTTTTGGCAAAATTCATCTCATTTCGTGGCCACAGGAAGGGAGAAGAATTTGAATTT ACTTGGCGACGGTTTCAGGATGGCGAACGATCGGTGGATTTTGTCCTGTCGTACCTGGGAGATGATCCAGATCCAATCAATGCTGAGAAGCGTGAGGCCTTCCAGCGGAATCTCATGAGTGAGGGTCTGGATTTGGAGATTGAGAAGAACCAAAGGATACATTTTGTGAAGATTCACGCACCTGTCGAAGTGCTGTGTCGTTTCTGTGAGATACTAAAGATGAAGATGCCCATCAAGAAGATCGAAGGCAGCGAAGATATCATCCAGGAGGAATTTCATCTTCTAGACGAAATGAAGTCATTCTTCGGGAAACCCTTTGAATTTGTCAAATTAGATCCAAATCTCTTTCCAGAACGCAATAACGAACTGCGAGCGGAATTTTCGCGGGAGAAAAGCTACCTCTTTGATACAGATCGGCCGGATTTTTTCTCACCAGATGTTAGAATAGCCGTCGTGAACTTTATCCTGGAGAGACAGAGATTTGGTAATGACAAGGAACAGAGTGTGGGAATTGAGAAGCTCTTGACAGATGGAGTCTACTCAAATGCCTATCCCCTTCACGATGGAGACTTGAAAACGCCGGACAGTCAGCGGTATCTGTTGCTGAATGAATGGGCATCAGTTAAACAGTGGATCAGGCATCAGCCTCTGGATAACATTCGGGATTACTTTGGAGCCCGAATTGCTCTCTATTTTGCCTGGTTGGGCTTTTACACGCACATGCTGATCCCGGCGGCCATTGTGGGCCTCTTCTGCTTCCTCTATGGCGTGGCAACGCTCTTCTCCAATCAAATCAGCGAGGATATCTGCAGTGCAGGAAAGAGCATCATCATGTGTCCCCAGTGCGATGCGAAATGTGACTACTGGTACCTTTCCGAAACTTGCCTTTATTCACGATTCGCTCATCTAATTGACAATAACATCACCGTTTTCTTTGCGTGCTTTATGTCCATCTGGG ctGTTGTATATCTTGAGCTGTGGAAGAGGCATTCAGCCAAGATAATCCACAGATGGGGTCTGACGGGTTTCTGCCATCAGGCAGAACATGCAAGACCTCAGTACCTGGCCAGATTGCAGAGTGCCAAGAAGAAGAAGTTCAATGTTGTGACGCAAACACTTGAACCTTCTGTTCCATTCTGGCAGAAGAAATTTCCCATGTACATCGTCAGTTTTTCCGTGATTTTTCTCTTT ATATTTTTGGCCGTTGCGGCAGTTTTTGGTGTGATTATCTACCGGATGTCGACGACAACGACGAGAAATCTGTACGGAAATACAGATTCAATGTCGTACAAGATCATGGTGACACCCGTGACTGCAGCTCTACTGAACTTGGTGGTAATCACGATAATGAACCATGTGTATGATTACCTGGCTGTTTTTCTCACGAATCTCGAGTACAAACGCACACAAACTGAATACGATGAGAGTCTGACACTCAAGATTTATCTCTTTCAATTTGTCAACTACTACTCCTCGATTTTCTACATTGCCTTCCTCAAGGGGAAATTTGTGGGATATCCGGCCAAGTACAATAGGATATTTAAGCTGCGCCAGGAGGAATGTAGTCCAGGAGGGTGTCTCATGGAGCTGTGTATTCAGCTCGTGATCATTATGGTGGGCAAACAGGCACTGAATGCGGTGATGGAGATGGCAGTGCCTTTTCTCATTAAAACCTACAATACCATTCGCAACAAATTCGTGCAGACAACAGAGGAAGATGATGGAGATAAACTCATTTGCTGCAGCCAGTGGACGGAGGATTACAAACTTCTGGCATGGAGCAGCAGGGGACTCTTCGATGATTACCTGGAGATGATCATTCAATACGGTTTCATTACGATTTTTGTCGTAGCTTTTCCTCTCGCGCCTCTCTTTGCTCTTCTCAATAACATCTTCGAGATGAGATTGGATGCCAAGAAGTTTCTCAAGTTCTACAGACGACCTGTGCCCAAGAGGGTCAAGGACATTGGGGTTTGGTACAACATTATGAACATTCTAGTGAGGATTGCAGTTGTTTCAAGC GCCTTCATCATTGCCTTCTCGTCCAACTTCATCCCGCGACTGGTGTATATGCTCTCGGTGAATCCGGATAAGACGGATGTCGGCTACCTCAATCACACGCTGGCCTATTTTAATACCAGCGACTTCCAAGAAGGAACTGCTCCACTTCAGACCAATTTTGTCAATGTGACGATGTGCAGATATCCGGAGTATCGGAATCCACCGTGGGCTGATCGCCCGTACAAGCGACCCCTCATTTACTGGCACATTCTGGCTGCCAGGTTGGCCTTTCTGGTGGTCTTCCAAAATGTCGTGGGTGCTGTGCAGATGTTGGTGGCTTGGGCTGTGCCGGATGAGCCACGACATCTGCGCGATCGCATTAAGCGCGAAGAATATCTTACGCGGGAAATTATCATCGAGCAGGAACGCCTCAAATCAGCCGGCGGGAAGACGCCAGTGGCCACTGTACCAAATGGAGGGGTCAAAGTTGAAGATGGTACAGAAGTTCGACAGAGAACGCGGAAAAATAGTGCAGATTCAACGTGA